DNA sequence from the Staphylococcus epidermidis genome:
GATGGCTATTTTAACAGCAAATCAATTATCAAAAGTATATGGTCACAAACAAAAATATCGAGCTTTAAATAATATAAGTTTTTCAGTTGAAAAAGGGGAATTTGTAGCTGTCATGGGTCCTTCTGGATCAGGTAAAACGACTTTACTCAATGTGTTAAGTTCAATAGATACTATTTCAGGAGGAACTGTGGAAGTTGAAGGTAAAGAAATTAATAAACTGAGCCACAAAGAAGTGGCAAATTTTCGAAAACAATATCTCGGTTTTATTTTTCAAGATTATAGCGTTTTACCCACATTAACAGTAAAAGAAAATATTATGCTACCACTCTCAGTACAAAAATTCCATAAATATGAAATGGAACAAAATTATAAAGAAGTGGCTGAGGCATTAGGTATTTATAACCTGGGAAATAAATATCCAAGTGAAATTTCTGGCGGTCAGCAACAACGTACGGCGGCAGCCCGGGCATTCGTCCATAAACCAACGATTATTTTCGCAGATGAACCTACTGGCGCATTAGATTCTAAAAGTGCTCAAGATTTGTTACACCGTCTAGAAGATATGAATAAACAATTTAATTCAACCATTATGATGGTGACACATGATCCTTCAGCCGCTAGTTACGCTGAGAGAGTCATTATGTTGAAAGACGGTGATATACACTCAGAAATCTACCAGGGTAACGATTCAAAACAAACATTTTACCAAGAAATTATGAAACTTCAAACCGCATTAGGTGGTGTCAGTCATGACATTTAACCAACTTATCCTTAAAAATTTAAGAAAAAATATTAAGCATTATGGAATGTTTCTATTTTCATTATTGATTAGCATTATACTTTATTTTAGTTTCTCAACTTTAAAATATTCAAATAGTATTAATAACTCAGATTCTTCAACTATTATTAAAAATGGTGCTACAATTGGTGCCACAATTCTTTTTATCATTATTGTTGTTTTCTTAATGTATGCAAATCATTTATTTATTAAAAGGCGTACAAAAGAGTTTGCCTTATACCAACTGATAGGTTTAACACGTGGAAATATTCTAAGAATGCTCAATATAGAACAACTAGTATTTTTTATTGTAACAGGAATTTTAGGCACTTTAATTGGTATTTTTGGTTCAAAACTTTTACTTGTTATCGCTTCTAAATTAATGAAGTTAAACACACATATCTCTATTGGCTTTGAACCCCAAGCTATACTTATTACTATCGTAATGTTAGCTGTCGCTTTTTTATTGATAATGATACAAAATTACATTTTCTTAAAAAAACACAGCATTTTAGCTTTGATGAAAGACAATTATACCCCGGAAGCTACCCAAAAACGGATAACTACGTTTGAAGCAATCGGCGGCATTTTAGGAATTATAATGATAGTATTTGGATATTATATGTCTACTGAAATGTTTGGTGTTTTTAAAGCCTTAACAACTGCTTTGATTACACCTTTTAGCATACTTTTTTTAACTATTGTTGGTGCTTTCTTATTCTTTAGAAGTTCTGTATCACTTATTTTTAAAACACTAAAACATATCAAACATGGTCGTGTAAATATCACAGACGTTGTCTTTACATCATCTATCATGCACAGAATGAAGAAAAATGCGATGTCTCTCACAGTTATTGCTATCATTTCAGCTTTCACGGTTAGTATTCTTTGCTTCGCGGCAATTACACAATCTAATACTAATACAACTTTAGAAATGACTTCTCCAGATGATTTTAATATAAGCCAGAATAAAATAGCTGCGCAATTTAAACATAAACTAGATCAAGGAAATTTAAAATATCATCAGCGGACTTATGAAGTAATCAATCCAAAAACATTAAGCGACCACGTCATGAAGAGTAAAAATGGTTCTGATATGTCTACTAATACAACATCACTAATGATGAACTCACATCTCAAAGGTCATGAAGCTAAAATAACGAATATACAATCATCAACAGGATTAATAGATATTCATTTAAATCATAAGATTACAGTTAAAGGAAAATCTAAACAATCTATTATCGTTAAAGACAAAGATAACTCTAAAATATATCCATCCCAATTATCATTTGGAGCTCCTATAGTTGAGGTGAGTCCGGAGGTATATAACACATTAAAAACTGACAATATTGTTAATAAGATGTACGGTTTTAATTTCAACACTCACAAAGATGTGAAAAAAGCAGAAAAAATTGCCTCAAAAGTTAATCGTAATATTGTATCGCACGATGAATATAAGAAATTTATAAACCAAAGCAATGGCATACTTATCTTTGTAACATCATTCTTAGGAATAGCATTTTTAATGGCTGCTGGTTGTATTATTTACATTAAACAAATGGATGAAACTGAGGATGAACTTGATAACTTTAAGATATTACGCCGTATAGGATTTACCTACACTGATATGTCTAAAGGTTTACTATTAAAAATTGCATTTAATTTTGGATTACCGCTTCTCATTGCTTTATTACATGCATTATTTGCAGCACTTGCATTTATGAAACTTCTAGGAAATGTCTCAATGTCACCTATATTCATAGTAATGATTATATATACAATTGTTTATTTCATTTTTGCTATGATTTCATTTATACACTCGAGTCGTATGATTAAGCATTCTATTTAGTAACTCAATTCACAAAATTATTTTAATAAAGGACGGTTTTTATTATGAAATTCAAAGAATTAATCAAACAATCATATGAGGATTTAAAAAACTTAACAATTAATTGGTTTAACGTACTCAGTTTAACTGTAATCATATTTATTTTAAGTAACATTGTCACACCGCTTATTGGTATACCTGTGGGTTTACTCGGTGGTGCATATATCCTAAAGAGACGTGAAGAGAAAAATAAATAACCATAATACAAAAGCCCTCAACATAGAGGTCAGTGTGACCTCCCTATTGAGGGCTTCCTTACACTATAAATTTATTTATTTGTAATACCGTCTGCTTCTTCGATTCTCATGATATTATCCATAATACCTAGATAGAATTGACCTAATTCTCTACCTGTATGTGTTAAATCAAATGCATCCATACCTACTAAATCTAAATGGTCCCAATCATGTTGAACGGGTCTCACTTGCCAAACACCTTTATCAGTAGCTGGTGTATGATCATCAACTTTTTTAAAGGCTTGATTAGAAGGATGTTGTGATGATATAACTGGAACTACACCATCATTCGGTCTAATTTCTTTGTTTACATCTTTACCAATAATACGACTGGTTAAGTTCAATAAAAGAATTTCACTAGAATTAGGTAATTCATTACCAAGAGGTCCTGTGTGAGTCGCTGACCCTGTATAAGTAGTGTAGACAATATTAGGATTTAGACTTGTTTGTTGATTAATTTTTTCAGCACCTTGCGTTGTCAGATCATTAACAGCTTGATCTTCAGTATTCCAAATCTTACTTTTGGATACACGTTCCGCGTAATCAATGTAACTTTCATTTGGTTGTTGTTTTAATCCCCATTGAGAAAAACCTAAATCTATATCTACATCTTTACCACCACTTAATCTACCAATACGATTAATCGTTTCTTTTACAAGTTTACGTGTGCCAATTTTATCTGCAGCAGGTGTACCATTATGTGGTGTGCCAAGTGTAGTAATTGAAGCAACCATATTATCTTTACCACCTGTAAATAAATCGGATATAGTACCCCCATGTTGACGTTGATATTCTATTTCTTCTTGGTTACCATTTCTTAAGAATTCTTCCATTTGACGAATGGTTTGACCACCCATACTGTGACCTATAAAATGAATTTTTTTGCCAGGTTCCCAATCACGCATGATGCCCTTGTATGTTCGACCATAGCGATGATGACCATATTTAGCTGCATGCGCTGCACCGTAATCAACACGTCCTCCTTTGACATAGTAATACAATTCTACTGCGCGATCATAGTTACTACTAAAAGCACCAATATTTGCTTCATGTACATTGTAACCCTCATTAGTTAAATTTCTGTCAATATTGTATTTTGTACCACCCCAATATTTTGGAGCTAAACTAAATTGATTATCACCTGCAAAGCCTAGGAAACCATGGACAAATACTACTGGATATTGGTTTTTGAACTGTGCTTGATGTGTAGACTGATGATTTTGATTAGCATTTGATGATTGCTTTTGCGTCTTCCTTGTTGTACTTCTATTAGATTGTTCTTTTGTAGCTACTTGATGATGATTTTTCTGTGATGTTGATGTATCATTTTTAGGCTCTTGAGTATGTTTTTCAACATTTTGAGTGTCATTAGCTTTTTTAGAATCAACTTTAGTTGTCTGTTCATTTTCAGTTGTTTGAATTTGACGTTTTGTTGTTTTTTCTTGAGGGAGTTGTTTAGAACTATCTTGTTTTGTTTTTGATTGTGTTTGATATGTAGAATCATTAGACGGCTTTTGTAATTTCACTAATGGTTGGTCGATTTCTTCTGAGTCGCTGTCTTTTGTTCCTGTTGATTGATTATGACTGTTAGAAGTCTGAATATGTTGATTGCTCGTCTTTGAAGTTTGACCTTCACCTTTTATGTCATTATTTTCTCTCTCATTTGATTGAGTAGCTACGTCTTGTTGATTTACATTTTTAGACGGTTGGACGTCTTGTTTTACTGAGCTACTTTCTTCTTTTTTTGGCTGATTAGCTGTCTCATCACTTTTCAGTTGTGCACTTTCAGCTACAGAATGTTGGTTGTTTTGATTTGTTTTAGATTGATCAATTGTTTGTACTTGTTGACTATCAGCATTAACTTGTTTTGAAGCTTTTAACGTTTCTTCTACCTTATCATTTTTTAATTGTTGTGTTGTTTGCGAGTCTTCTGGGTGTGCATCCGCATGTTGCACTGAAGTTTCAGCTGCTTGAGCTTGTTGCCCTCCGATGAAAATTGTTACACCTGTAATAATTGATACTACTCCCACTGCGTACTTTCTAATGCTAAATCTTTTTATTCTATTATTATTTGTCAAAGAAATCACCTCTATAAGATTTTTCCCTTATAAAGAATAAAAAAATAACTGCTAAATTCAAAATAACATAAAAGTTATTAATTTTTTTAACTAATTTGGTTAAATTTTTGTTAACTTTTTAGTTTTTAAAACATTTTATTGATTCTATTACAGCATTTAAAATAATCTAATACATTATTTTCGATTATATTTATCTATTTTATCGCATTAATCACAATTAAAATTGATAAAATAATCTTATTTATTAATAACAATTCAAGTATCATTAAATGAAAAAAGTAGCATGCGAAACATTTTTAATAACTAATCTTACTTTTTGAGTTGAGTCTACTCAATGTTTAAAGTTATATATCATCTCAAATTTTCAAATTACCTTTCTATATTTCGCTCGATAGACAATACTCTTGTATATCCTGCAATAATGAGTTTTTACCTTACAAAATCAAAACCACCCGTACAAACGGATGGTTTACTTTGCATCTATAATTTTTTCTATTGATCAACCACTATTCGTGCGCTGATAGTAAGCTAACTACATTAACCTTTTTATTTTTCCTGCAAATAGTTATAAATACTCTTCTGTAAAAATTTAATCTACATCAATATTTTCTAATAATTAATTACGCATATAATGTTGAATCACTTTATATTTCCATATCCATATTTTAAATTCATATTATAAATTAATTAAAGATCGTGATAATTTTAGTTAATACATATACTGCTTTTTATATTTTTATTCAATTCATGAAAATTAAAAATTTTTTACATTCTTCAACTGATTGATAGATAGTCAGAAATAAGTATTCACATATATATTAACCCCCTCTACTTGTAACAGTGAGGGGGTATAGGTGATAAAGGCTAATAACTACTATGCTTTCAAATTATCGCGTGTACTTAACCATTGAGTATATAATGCAACAATATAAACACTAATAGCTGTGTTAACAAGAATTTCGACCATATAGTACCTTACGATAAATCATTCTATGCTATAGATTATTTAATAATATCAATTAATTCTTTTTTAGAAGCTGAACGTGCAGGTATCCAACCGAAAATGATGCCTATCAATGTTGATACACCTACAGCTAGGATGACGGAACCTAGACTGACGGAACTCTTAACCATTTCAGGTGTCACGAGATCAATCAATGTAGCAATAATAATACCTAGAATTAATCCGATGATACCACCTATGAGACATAACACAACACTTTCTACTAAGAATTGTATTTCAATATCTCGACCTTTAGCGCCAAATGCACGACGAATTGCAATCTCTTCTGTTCGTTCAGTGACTGAAATATACATGACATTCATCACACCAATACCTGCAATAAAGAGTGATATTCCCGCAACAGCAGCGACAAAGTAAGTAATCGTGTCTAAGACTGAACCTATCGTTTTCATCACCGCTTCATTATCTTCATAACTATATTGACCTTCAGATACGCCAGTTCCTTTTTTATTCAACACTTTTTCGACCTTTTTACCTACGTCTTTCTTATCTGAACCTTTTTCAACTGTAACTAATAATTGAGGCATACCTTGTGTCAAATTGCCCATATATTTATTAAATGTTTTTGAAGGTATTTGAATTAATGACTCAATAGGCATCCCACTTTCATCAACTTCTGAGCTTTCAGAGACGCCTACGACTTTAAACCCTTCTCCATTTATATAAATAGATTGACCCATTGCCTGATTATTGAATACTTTTTTAGCAATTTTTTTATCTATAACGGCTACTTTTTCTAGCACTTCATTATCATCATTCGTAAATCCTTTTCCTTCATCTACGTCTGTCAGTTTATCAACCTTTTTTAAACTAGCATCACTACTGCCATGTGTATTCGTAATTTTGACTGAATATGTGCTATCCTTATCCTCTTTTACTTTAGCACTCTTAACACCATTAACCTGTTCAACAACACTCATATCCTCTTGCTTAAATGGATTATTTTTAGGCGCTTCCATATTTTCTGTCATGTAAGAAATTGAAGCTTGATTTTTACCAGCACCAGCATCATTGAATTGCTCAGTCGTTGACTTCTTAAAACCGTTCCCCAACGACATGATAGTAATTACTGATGCAATACCAATAATTATTCCAATCATCGTAAAGATATTACGTCGTTTGTTTTTTAAAATGGAACGAATAGCAACTGATATGACATTTGAAAAGTTATTCACGTGTCAACACCTCTTCCTCTTGCACACGCCCATCCAAAATATGGATAATACGATCAGCTTTTTCCGCCACTTCACGATCATGCGTTACCATAATAATAGTTGTATTCTGTTCTTTGTTCAGTTTTACGAAAAGCTCCATAATATCTTGAGATGTCTTCGAATCAAGAGCGCCAGTAGGTTCATCGGCAATAATAAACTTAGGGTCATTAATAATTGCCCGGGCAATAGCTACACGTTGTTGCTGCCCTCCTGACAATTTATTTGGTAAGAGATTCTCTTTACCTTTGAGACCGACGTCATGAAGTCCGTCTAAAACTTTGCTTTTTCTCGCTTTATTACTCAAACCATTATAAATTAGCGGAATACTTACATTTTCTAAAATAGTGTTATTTTGAATCAATTTAAAATTCTGAAAGACGAAACCTACAGTATGATTTCGAATTTCTGCGAGCTTATTATCTGAGCTTTTTTGATAATTCTCATTGTTAAAAAAGTATTCTCCTTCATATCCACGATCAATAAATCCCAAGATATTAATTAACGTACTTTTACCTGAACCAGACGGACCCATGATAGCAATAAATTCACCTTCATCAATATGAATATCTATGTCTTTCAAAATATGATTTGATTCATTTCCATTTTTAAAGTGTCGATTGATTTTTCTCAATTCAATCATGATGACACCTCTACTTTTTCTCCATCATTTAAATTACCTTTTGGACTTTTAAGGACTTTATCGCCAGATTTCAATCCTTTTTTCACAATGATTTCACCATTATTACGTTCAATTTTAATTTCACGTTTGTGAACTTTATTATTTTTATCAACGACAAATACGTTATTATCTTTTGTTAACACGTTATTTGGTAGCTTTTTAGTTTTAAGAGGGATTTTAGCATCCATAGAGAAGCCTGATCTCACGGGTATATCTAAATCACCAATGATAACTTTATATTTTGATGTTTCGCCACTTTTACCACCTGTTGGCTGATTAATTGTAGGATTAGATGTCGTCATTTCAGTTCCTTCTTCACTATCACCTTGTGCCCCTGCTTGTGCCGATGATGCTGTACTATCGTCACTTGTATCATAGCTTGTAGGAAGTTCATCTATTTTAAGAATTTTTCCTTTTCCTTTTTTACCTGTGCTATTTACAGTGACATTTACTTCATCGCCTTCTTTAATTTTATTAATATCAAACTCTGTGATAGTTGCGTTAATTTGAGGATTTGAAGAAATTAATTGCAAAACAGGTTGCCCTTCGCCTACATCTGAATCATTTTTAATGTTAATTTTACCATCAAATGATGCATTCATGCTGTCATTGAGTTGTCTGTCATATTGTGACAATGACTGCTGAGCTTCATTTAAAGCACTTTGATCTTGAGTCAATTTAACTTGTAATTGATGATTGTTAGGACTTTGATTTACTTTTTGATAATCATCATTAACTTGAGATTGTGCTTGATTCACTTTGTTCACTAGTTGTTGGCGTTTATTCCCATTTGTATCATAATTGATGATACGTTCACCTTGTTTAACTGTTTGACCATCTTGTACTGAAACACTTAAGAAGTTACCCACAGATTGATTATTGTTATAAGTTTTCACAGATTCTGGAGACGCTTTGCCTTCTAAACTAATAGGTGTTTCTTTTCTTACTGTATATGTATCGTAAGCATTACTATCTTTACTACCTGAACCATTAACTTGTTTTAATATAAAAGCAGCAATGATTAATACGACAATAATTACAATACCAATAATGCTCCACAATAGTTTCTTATTCATATATATTCTCCTTGTGTAATAGATTCACAAGGAAATGATAACACATTTGTAAAATTATTAATCTTTTATATGTAAAAAAATTACTAAATCTTATAATTTTTAATATATTATCAATCATTTTGTCTTTAAATTAGTATTAGTAACTATATTTAATTAAATTTAAGGATTTTGCATTTTATATTATGTAATAAAATGTTACCATCAAACTAACCTTAATAAGTAAAGGAGATATATTACATGAGTACACAGGAATTAAAAGAAAATGATATTCAAAACTCAAGTATTCCATTTGTTAATCATTTTAACAAACTAAGACATCAGCCAAAATGGATACTTAAATCAATCATAGTGATAGTATTAGCTATTATTAGCGCTTTCATCACATATAATACTAGCAATGAACTATTAGATAACCAATCGATAACTAATAGCCAAATGGATGAAAATATGTTACGTATGTCTACAACTATAGGCGCTTTCATAGGAACAATCTTTAGTGTTGTTGTAGTATTTTTAATCTTTCTAATTATTTCTAAAATATTTAAATCTGACGCCAAAGCGAGCAGTTTATTCTCAGCAGCACTCTCTTATTCAATCATTATTTTAGGATTTACAACTATTATTTCTTTAATTCAAATAGTTTTTGGACTAAAGGTAACAGACTATAAGCTTGATAGCTTAAACATTTTTTCAAAGGATAATAAAACACTCATGGCTTTCAGTTTAACTAATCTTTTAAAAGCCTTTTTAACAGGTGTTGTTTATTACTCAACAAGTCGTTTATCTAAAAAAGCATCTGTGATATTAGGAATCGTTGCACTCATCATATTAATAGGATCAGGTATGATAGGTGGAATGAATAGCTAAACGCTGCTATTAAGTGCAATAAAAACTATGTAGGGAATATTTATGAAAACAATAATCATAATTTTGTATTATGTGTTGTTTCATATTTCCCATTATTATTATGAGTGGACAAAGCAATAAATAATCATTCTTAGAGTAGGCTGGGTGTCAAATTCAATAGGCATCCAGTCTATTCTCTTTTTGATTTTTATAAAAAATAATCAGTTAAAATGATACTTAAGTAACTTATACCGATGATCACACCAACAAAGAAAATAAAAGAAATTGAGGATGTCCATATATCTCTAAACTTACTTTTTTGCACCTCTTTAGGATCTTTACCATTAATAAAGGCTAATATCTTGTCGTATGTTTCAATATCATTTTTTATTTTAATTTTTTCTAATTTTGTAGAAGCAATGATACCTATTAAAAATACTAAATATGTTATTCCCATTCCTAACCAATGAAAGTAATGAGTCATAGGACCTATGAGAACACTTCCTAATACTATTGGAATTATCATCATACATGTCCAAAAGTCTAATTCTTTTTTAATACTTTTGATTTGCCCGTTTTTCAAATCATCCTCCACTAGTTCGTCTAGATATATCTTGAAAAGTTGACACATAATAAGTAATTTATGAATATCCGGATAACTTTTATCATTTTCCCAATTTGAAAT
Encoded proteins:
- the lip gene encoding YSIRK-targeted triacylglycerol lipase translates to MTNNNRIKRFSIRKYAVGVVSIITGVTIFIGGQQAQAAETSVQHADAHPEDSQTTQQLKNDKVEETLKASKQVNADSQQVQTIDQSKTNQNNQHSVAESAQLKSDETANQPKKEESSSVKQDVQPSKNVNQQDVATQSNERENNDIKGEGQTSKTSNQHIQTSNSHNQSTGTKDSDSEEIDQPLVKLQKPSNDSTYQTQSKTKQDSSKQLPQEKTTKRQIQTTENEQTTKVDSKKANDTQNVEKHTQEPKNDTSTSQKNHHQVATKEQSNRSTTRKTQKQSSNANQNHQSTHQAQFKNQYPVVFVHGFLGFAGDNQFSLAPKYWGGTKYNIDRNLTNEGYNVHEANIGAFSSNYDRAVELYYYVKGGRVDYGAAHAAKYGHHRYGRTYKGIMRDWEPGKKIHFIGHSMGGQTIRQMEEFLRNGNQEEIEYQRQHGGTISDLFTGGKDNMVASITTLGTPHNGTPAADKIGTRKLVKETINRIGRLSGGKDVDIDLGFSQWGLKQQPNESYIDYAERVSKSKIWNTEDQAVNDLTTQGAEKINQQTSLNPNIVYTTYTGSATHTGPLGNELPNSSEILLLNLTSRIIGKDVNKEIRPNDGVVPVISSQHPSNQAFKKVDDHTPATDKGVWQVRPVQHDWDHLDLVGMDAFDLTHTGRELGQFYLGIMDNIMRIEEADGITNK
- a CDS encoding YIP1 family protein; the protein is MSTQELKENDIQNSSIPFVNHFNKLRHQPKWILKSIIVIVLAIISAFITYNTSNELLDNQSITNSQMDENMLRMSTTIGAFIGTIFSVVVVFLIFLIISKIFKSDAKASSLFSAALSYSIIILGFTTIISLIQIVFGLKVTDYKLDSLNIFSKDNKTLMAFSLTNLLKAFLTGVVYYSTSRLSKKASVILGIVALIILIGSGMIGGMNS
- a CDS encoding ABC transporter ATP-binding protein, with translation MIELRKINRHFKNGNESNHILKDIDIHIDEGEFIAIMGPSGSGKSTLINILGFIDRGYEGEYFFNNENYQKSSDNKLAEIRNHTVGFVFQNFKLIQNNTILENVSIPLIYNGLSNKARKSKVLDGLHDVGLKGKENLLPNKLSGGQQQRVAIARAIINDPKFIIADEPTGALDSKTSQDIMELFVKLNKEQNTTIIMVTHDREVAEKADRIIHILDGRVQEEEVLTRE
- a CDS encoding helix-turn-helix transcriptional regulator, which produces MNVSNQIKKFRERDGYSQEFLAEKMFVSRQTISNWENDKSYPDIHKLLIMCQLFKIYLDELVEDDLKNGQIKSIKKELDFWTCMMIIPIVLGSVLIGPMTHYFHWLGMGITYLVFLIGIIASTKLEKIKIKNDIETYDKILAFINGKDPKEVQKSKFRDIWTSSISFIFFVGVIIGISYLSIILTDYFL
- a CDS encoding VraH family peptide resistance protein gives rise to the protein MKFKELIKQSYEDLKNLTINWFNVLSLTVIIFILSNIVTPLIGIPVGLLGGAYILKRREEKNK
- a CDS encoding FtsX-like permease family protein; protein product: MTFNQLILKNLRKNIKHYGMFLFSLLISIILYFSFSTLKYSNSINNSDSSTIIKNGATIGATILFIIIVVFLMYANHLFIKRRTKEFALYQLIGLTRGNILRMLNIEQLVFFIVTGILGTLIGIFGSKLLLVIASKLMKLNTHISIGFEPQAILITIVMLAVAFLLIMIQNYIFLKKHSILALMKDNYTPEATQKRITTFEAIGGILGIIMIVFGYYMSTEMFGVFKALTTALITPFSILFLTIVGAFLFFRSSVSLIFKTLKHIKHGRVNITDVVFTSSIMHRMKKNAMSLTVIAIISAFTVSILCFAAITQSNTNTTLEMTSPDDFNISQNKIAAQFKHKLDQGNLKYHQRTYEVINPKTLSDHVMKSKNGSDMSTNTTSLMMNSHLKGHEAKITNIQSSTGLIDIHLNHKITVKGKSKQSIIVKDKDNSKIYPSQLSFGAPIVEVSPEVYNTLKTDNIVNKMYGFNFNTHKDVKKAEKIASKVNRNIVSHDEYKKFINQSNGILIFVTSFLGIAFLMAAGCIIYIKQMDETEDELDNFKILRRIGFTYTDMSKGLLLKIAFNFGLPLLIALLHALFAALAFMKLLGNVSMSPIFIVMIIYTIVYFIFAMISFIHSSRMIKHSI
- a CDS encoding efflux RND transporter periplasmic adaptor subunit; amino-acid sequence: MNKKLLWSIIGIVIIVVLIIAAFILKQVNGSGSKDSNAYDTYTVRKETPISLEGKASPESVKTYNNNQSVGNFLSVSVQDGQTVKQGERIINYDTNGNKRQQLVNKVNQAQSQVNDDYQKVNQSPNNHQLQVKLTQDQSALNEAQQSLSQYDRQLNDSMNASFDGKINIKNDSDVGEGQPVLQLISSNPQINATITEFDINKIKEGDEVNVTVNSTGKKGKGKILKIDELPTSYDTSDDSTASSAQAGAQGDSEEGTEMTTSNPTINQPTGGKSGETSKYKVIIGDLDIPVRSGFSMDAKIPLKTKKLPNNVLTKDNNVFVVDKNNKVHKREIKIERNNGEIIVKKGLKSGDKVLKSPKGNLNDGEKVEVSS
- a CDS encoding ABC transporter permease: MNNFSNVISVAIRSILKNKRRNIFTMIGIIIGIASVITIMSLGNGFKKSTTEQFNDAGAGKNQASISYMTENMEAPKNNPFKQEDMSVVEQVNGVKSAKVKEDKDSTYSVKITNTHGSSDASLKKVDKLTDVDEGKGFTNDDNEVLEKVAVIDKKIAKKVFNNQAMGQSIYINGEGFKVVGVSESSEVDESGMPIESLIQIPSKTFNKYMGNLTQGMPQLLVTVEKGSDKKDVGKKVEKVLNKKGTGVSEGQYSYEDNEAVMKTIGSVLDTITYFVAAVAGISLFIAGIGVMNVMYISVTERTEEIAIRRAFGAKGRDIEIQFLVESVVLCLIGGIIGLILGIIIATLIDLVTPEMVKSSVSLGSVILAVGVSTLIGIIFGWIPARSASKKELIDIIK
- a CDS encoding ABC transporter ATP-binding protein, producing the protein MAILTANQLSKVYGHKQKYRALNNISFSVEKGEFVAVMGPSGSGKTTLLNVLSSIDTISGGTVEVEGKEINKLSHKEVANFRKQYLGFIFQDYSVLPTLTVKENIMLPLSVQKFHKYEMEQNYKEVAEALGIYNLGNKYPSEISGGQQQRTAAARAFVHKPTIIFADEPTGALDSKSAQDLLHRLEDMNKQFNSTIMMVTHDPSAASYAERVIMLKDGDIHSEIYQGNDSKQTFYQEIMKLQTALGGVSHDI